Below is a window of Isachenkonia alkalipeptolytica DNA.
CTTACCATGGAAGCTGTAGGCAAAGCAGCCTTTGAAATGATCGGAGAAGTTCGAAGACAATTCCGTGAGTTCCCTGGAATTATGGAAGGAACAGAAAAACCCGATTATGCCCGATGCGTTGATATCAGTACGAAAGCTGCTCTACGAGAGATGATTATTCCCGGAATTTTAGCCGTAGCCTCCCCTATTGTAATGGGAATACTACTTGGACCTGCAGCAGTAGGAGGACTACTTGCCGGTGCATTAGCATCAGGGGTTGTGCTTGCTATCATGATGGCCAATGCCGGCGGTGCTTGGGATAATGCGAAGAAGTATATTGAAGGCGGTGAGCACGGAGGAAAAGGGAGTGAAGCCCATAAGGCTGCAGTTGTTGGAGATACAGTTGGAGATCCTTTTAAGGATACCTCCGGACCATCCATCAACATCCTTATTAAGCTGATGACTATTGTATCCGTTGTATTTGCTCCTTTATTCTTAAGCATTGGCGGATTGTTAAGTCTATAAAATATAATTTTCATAAACAGCCTAGGTGCTGATTATGTATTTCGAAAGGCCCCTAATCTAATATGATTAGGGGCCTTTCTATAGGGGGAGACAAGTGGATATACAAAATAGCAATATGGAATTTGGGATGATCGTTTATTTTTATATAACCATACTTTCGGTGCTGGGTTTTATCCTTATGGGCCGGGATAAAAAAAGTGCAGAAGATCGAAGAAGTAGAGTTTCAGAAAATCAGTTGATGTTCATATCCATTTTGGGAGGAAGTGTGGGAATTCTAATTGGAATGTTGATTTTTAAGCATAAAACTTCTAAAAAGAAGTTTTATATCGGAATACCGGGTATATATATACTGCAGTGGGCTTTTTTGTTCGGGTTGCTATATTATAACTTATCGTTATAAGCATCTCTAAAAAGAATGCCCTATAGAAGGAGGGAAAATATTTGAAAATTAAAGAAAGATTACTGGATTATATGGAACGGTCGGCATATAAACCGATGCTGAAAAAAGAATTGATGGATGCCTTTAGCATTGACAAAAATCAACGTAAAGAATTTGGTGAAGCCTTGAAAGAAATGGAAAAGGAAGGCTATATTATTCAAACAAAAACTAATCGGTATGCTGTACCGGAACGATTGGACCTTGTAGTGGGAAGGTTGGAAGTTTTTCCGAAAGGATTCGGTTTTTTGATCTCCGAAAAAAAAGATTCGGAAGACCTTTTTATTCCTCCGGGAGCAATGAATGGTGCCATGAATAATGATAGGGTAATCGGAAGAATTGAATCTCCTAAAACAGAAACCAGTCGTGCGGAAGGTGAAATCATCCGGATTATTAAAAGGGGTAATAAAGAAATTGTTGGGACCTATGAAAGCAGTAAAAATTTTGGTTTTGTCATTCCCGACGATAAAAGAATTCAACAGGATATCTTTATTCCAAAGGGGAAGGAAAAAGGGGCTTCCACTCGACAAAAAGTTGTCTGTCAAATTGTAAAATGGCCCGAGGGCAGAAGAAAAAGTCCGGAAGGTAAAGTCAGTGAGATTCTTGGATACCAGGAAGACAAAGGCGTAGATATTCTCTCAATTATCAAACAACATCAACTGCCTTTGGAGTTTCAGAAGAATGTACTAAGTGAAGCAGAGGGACTTAAGGATGAAATTCCGAAAGCGGAACTGCAGCGGCGGAAGGATTTAAGAAATCATACCATTGTGACCATCGATGGTGCCGACGCGAAGGATTTAGATGATGGAGTTTCTTTAGAAAAGTTAAATAATGGAAACTTTAAGCTAGGGGTACATATCGCCGATGTTACCCATTATGTAGGGGAAGGGACCTTCTTAGACGAAGAAGCTATGGAAAGAGGCACCAGTGTGTATTTAATTGATCGGGTAATTCCTATGCTTCCTGAAAAACTGTCCAATAACCTTTGTAGTCTTAACCCGAACACGGATAAGTTAGCTGTTTCTGTTTTTATGGAGATTGATTCTAAGGGAAATGTTCAAAAGGAAGAAATTTTTGAAAGTGTGATTAACTCGAAGGAACGTTTAGTCTATGAAGATGTTTCTGATATTCTGGAAGAGGAAGACCAGGAACTGATGAAAAGATACAAGGACTATCTTGGAATGTTTGATGCTATGAAAGAACTTAGCCAAATCCTAAGAAAAAAACGTATGGATCGGGGAGCCATAGATTTTGACTTTCCCGAAGCCAGAATTATTTTGGATGATGAAGGAAATCCGGTAGATATTGAAGAAGAAGAACGCAGAATCGCCAACAGAATTATTGAAGAGTTTATGC
It encodes the following:
- a CDS encoding DUF1294 domain-containing protein, whose product is MDIQNSNMEFGMIVYFYITILSVLGFILMGRDKKSAEDRRSRVSENQLMFISILGGSVGILIGMLIFKHKTSKKKFYIGIPGIYILQWAFLFGLLYYNLSL
- the rnr gene encoding ribonuclease R yields the protein MKIKERLLDYMERSAYKPMLKKELMDAFSIDKNQRKEFGEALKEMEKEGYIIQTKTNRYAVPERLDLVVGRLEVFPKGFGFLISEKKDSEDLFIPPGAMNGAMNNDRVIGRIESPKTETSRAEGEIIRIIKRGNKEIVGTYESSKNFGFVIPDDKRIQQDIFIPKGKEKGASTRQKVVCQIVKWPEGRRKSPEGKVSEILGYQEDKGVDILSIIKQHQLPLEFQKNVLSEAEGLKDEIPKAELQRRKDLRNHTIVTIDGADAKDLDDGVSLEKLNNGNFKLGVHIADVTHYVGEGTFLDEEAMERGTSVYLIDRVIPMLPEKLSNNLCSLNPNTDKLAVSVFMEIDSKGNVQKEEIFESVINSKERLVYEDVSDILEEEDQELMKRYKDYLGMFDAMKELSQILRKKRMDRGAIDFDFPEARIILDDEGNPVDIEEEERRIANRIIEEFMLVCNETVAERYHWLEIPFLYRIHQEPDLEEIQEFNRFIYNFGYKIKGIQNEVHPKALQEINEKVKGKKEEKMLNTLMLRSLQKAEYSADNIGHFGLAADYYSHFTSPIRRYPDLMIHRIIKWHLKEELSKNLSKKLEKNLPKIADQSSTREREAASAERETVDLKKAEYMSNKIGEEFEGVITSLTSFGIFVELPNTIEGLIRLSSLTDDYYHYDRENQQILGERRKKRFRIGDSLLVKVAKVNVMEGEVNFTLVNGEKSEDRTKDKKDSGKKDQNTKK